In the Pontibacillus sp. HMF3514 genome, CGGTAGGAGGAAGTAAATGGGATTCCCTTCCTGGTCATATGAGGCCGGAAAAAGGATTGCTAGGGATCCGTAAAACATTAGGGTTGTTTGCTAACTTACGGCCAGTAAAAGGTTTTGCTCCTCTGCTTCACACATCACCTTTAAAAGAAGAGATTATTAAGGATAGCGATATCTTGATTATTCGTGAATTAACAGGTGGTCTTTACTTTGGTAAACCTAGTGAAAGACGTGACAATGCAGTAGTTGACACACTTTCCTATCACCGAAGTGAAATGGAACGAATTATTGATAAAGCCTTCCAAAGCGCAAGGTTAAGGAATAATCACTTAACTTCTGTTGATAAAGCAAATGTCTTAGAATCAAGCCGACTTTGGCGTGAAATCGTAGATGAAAAAAGCAAGGATTATCCTGATGTTACAGTAGAGCATGAACTTGTTGATGCTGCTGCCATGAAGTTAATTACGCAGCCCAAGCAATTTGATGTCATCGTAACGGAGAATCTATTTGGTGATATTTTAAGTGATGAGGCTTCCGTTTTAACGGGATCATTGGGAATGTTACCATCTGCTAGCATTCGCTCGGATGGAGTTGGACTTTATGAACCTGTACACGGATCGGCTCCCGATATTGCAGGAAAAGGGGTCGTTAATCCGCTGGGCATGATCTTATCTGTTGCTTTAATGCTACGACATTCTTTTCAACTAGAGGAAGAAGCAGCGAAGATTGAAAAAGCCGTCAATGAATGTCTGGAGCAAGGTTACCATACAGCGGACTTGCATATTGAGGGTGGTAAGCAAGTTGGAACGAAAGAAATAACAAAAATGGTAGTGGATCATATCACATCTAACAGTGTCTCAGATTGTATCTGTAGTATGTATGCCTAAATAGAGGAGGTGCG is a window encoding:
- the leuB gene encoding 3-isopropylmalate dehydrogenase; the encoded protein is MNKQLIMLPGDGVGPEIMESAKVVLNTVASEYGHTFTYHQHAIGGDAIDRYETPLPEETINACQNSDAILLGAVGGSKWDSLPGHMRPEKGLLGIRKTLGLFANLRPVKGFAPLLHTSPLKEEIIKDSDILIIRELTGGLYFGKPSERRDNAVVDTLSYHRSEMERIIDKAFQSARLRNNHLTSVDKANVLESSRLWREIVDEKSKDYPDVTVEHELVDAAAMKLITQPKQFDVIVTENLFGDILSDEASVLTGSLGMLPSASIRSDGVGLYEPVHGSAPDIAGKGVVNPLGMILSVALMLRHSFQLEEEAAKIEKAVNECLEQGYHTADLHIEGGKQVGTKEITKMVVDHITSNSVSDCICSMYA